A window of the Salarias fasciatus chromosome 7, fSalaFa1.1, whole genome shotgun sequence genome harbors these coding sequences:
- the LOC115391791 gene encoding Fanconi anemia core complex-associated protein 24-like isoform X3 encodes MVLLQLLILSSMHPAAGGGVKILFENELGVADFHLPNRTKVLYVSESDMVAANSYKRKLVRFRNLCVWLQASSSFQQLVLVEQTVLSQQYFAAVQRFVSLDLGLALLPVGGQAEASQLVTQMILTEGRDNPFGRRPPCQILEPAVLAAVRQIPGVGRVKALALLQSFSSIWEICSASPEQLERVVGRAAATHIHDFFHTDSAAGS; translated from the exons atggtcctgctgcagctgctcatcCTGTCCTCGATGCATCCTGCTGCAGGCGGAGGGGTGAAGATCCTCTTCGAGAACGAGCTGGGCGTGGCGGATTTCCATCTCCCCAACAGGACCAAGGTCCTCTACGTGTCCGAGAGCGACATGGTGGCTGCCAACAGCTACAAGAGGAAGCTGGTCCGCTTCAGAAAC ctgtgtgtgtggctgcaggccagcagcagcttccagcagctGGTCCTGGTGGAGCAGACCGTCCTGAGCCAGCAGTACTTCGCGGCCGTCCAGAGGTTTGTGTcgctggacctgggcctggccCTGCTGCCGGTGGGGGGGCAGGCGGAGGCGTCGCAGCTCGTCACTCAGATG aTTCTCACAGAAGGCCGGGACAACCCGTTCGGTCGGAGGCCCCCCTGCCAGATCCTGGAGCCGGCGGTCCTGGCCGCGGTCCGCCAGATTCCCGGGGTGGGCCGGGTCAAAGCCCTGGCCCTGCTGCAGAGCTTCTCCAGCATCTGGGAGATCTGCAGCGCCAGCCCGGAGCAGCTGGAGCGCGTGGTGGGCCGGGCCGCCGCCACGCACATCCACGACTTCTTCCACACAGACAGCGCTGCTGGGAGCTGA
- the LOC115391791 gene encoding Fanconi anemia core complex-associated protein 24-like isoform X1, which yields MDPGAAAPRPVNAVPPYGHVICCEKWRNSALVQSLRGGGVKILFENELGVADFHLPNRTKVLYVSESDMVAANSYKRKLVRFRNLCVWLQASSSFQQLVLVEQTVLSQQYFAAVQRFVSLDLGLALLPVGGQAEASQLVTQMILTEGRDNPFGRRPPCQILEPAVLAAVRQIPGVGRVKALALLQSFSSIWEICSASPEQLERVVGRAAATHIHDFFHTDSAAGS from the exons ATGGACCCCGGAGCAGCGGCTCCTCGGCCCGTGAACGCGGTGCCTCCGTACGGCCACGTTATCTGCTGTGAGAAGTGGAGGAACTCAGCCCTGGTCCAGAGCCTCAGAG GCGGAGGGGTGAAGATCCTCTTCGAGAACGAGCTGGGCGTGGCGGATTTCCATCTCCCCAACAGGACCAAGGTCCTCTACGTGTCCGAGAGCGACATGGTGGCTGCCAACAGCTACAAGAGGAAGCTGGTCCGCTTCAGAAAC ctgtgtgtgtggctgcaggccagcagcagcttccagcagctGGTCCTGGTGGAGCAGACCGTCCTGAGCCAGCAGTACTTCGCGGCCGTCCAGAGGTTTGTGTcgctggacctgggcctggccCTGCTGCCGGTGGGGGGGCAGGCGGAGGCGTCGCAGCTCGTCACTCAGATG aTTCTCACAGAAGGCCGGGACAACCCGTTCGGTCGGAGGCCCCCCTGCCAGATCCTGGAGCCGGCGGTCCTGGCCGCGGTCCGCCAGATTCCCGGGGTGGGCCGGGTCAAAGCCCTGGCCCTGCTGCAGAGCTTCTCCAGCATCTGGGAGATCTGCAGCGCCAGCCCGGAGCAGCTGGAGCGCGTGGTGGGCCGGGCCGCCGCCACGCACATCCACGACTTCTTCCACACAGACAGCGCTGCTGGGAGCTGA
- the LOC115391791 gene encoding Fanconi anemia core complex-associated protein 24-like isoform X2, whose translation MDPGAAAPRPVNAVPPYGHVICCEKWRNSALVQSLRGGGVKILFENELGVADFHLPNRTKVLYVSESDMVAANSYKRKLVRFRNASSSFQQLVLVEQTVLSQQYFAAVQRFVSLDLGLALLPVGGQAEASQLVTQMILTEGRDNPFGRRPPCQILEPAVLAAVRQIPGVGRVKALALLQSFSSIWEICSASPEQLERVVGRAAATHIHDFFHTDSAAGS comes from the exons ATGGACCCCGGAGCAGCGGCTCCTCGGCCCGTGAACGCGGTGCCTCCGTACGGCCACGTTATCTGCTGTGAGAAGTGGAGGAACTCAGCCCTGGTCCAGAGCCTCAGAG GCGGAGGGGTGAAGATCCTCTTCGAGAACGAGCTGGGCGTGGCGGATTTCCATCTCCCCAACAGGACCAAGGTCCTCTACGTGTCCGAGAGCGACATGGTGGCTGCCAACAGCTACAAGAGGAAGCTGGTCCGCTTCAGAAAC gccagcagcagcttccagcagctGGTCCTGGTGGAGCAGACCGTCCTGAGCCAGCAGTACTTCGCGGCCGTCCAGAGGTTTGTGTcgctggacctgggcctggccCTGCTGCCGGTGGGGGGGCAGGCGGAGGCGTCGCAGCTCGTCACTCAGATG aTTCTCACAGAAGGCCGGGACAACCCGTTCGGTCGGAGGCCCCCCTGCCAGATCCTGGAGCCGGCGGTCCTGGCCGCGGTCCGCCAGATTCCCGGGGTGGGCCGGGTCAAAGCCCTGGCCCTGCTGCAGAGCTTCTCCAGCATCTGGGAGATCTGCAGCGCCAGCCCGGAGCAGCTGGAGCGCGTGGTGGGCCGGGCCGCCGCCACGCACATCCACGACTTCTTCCACACAGACAGCGCTGCTGGGAGCTGA
- the LOC115391789 gene encoding tRNA-dihydrouridine(20) synthase [NAD(P)+]-like isoform X2, which translates to MTDSVATMAAPRLSFSNVTALAPMVRVGTLPMRLLALDYGADVVYCEELIDLKMVQCQRVVNDVLQTVDFVAPDDRVMFRTCEREKDRVVFQMGTADPDRALAVARLVEKDVAAVDVNMGCPKEYSTKGGMGAALLSDPEKIEAILKKLVTGVSIPVTCKIRILPSLQETVSLVQRIEKTGVAAVAVHGRFKEERPRHPVHCDYIQAVARAVSIPVIANGGSLDLVKTNADVAEFRAACGASSVMLARAAMWNASVFSSRGPLPVETVMEDYLRYAIRYDNNAFNTKYCLCQMLRDKVESVLGKQVQASQTNAEISEAYGLQAFYQQTQDELQARRDASQGGGQPERPVMDGDVTTMAVRFERREYPPQITPKMFLLEWSRKEKLEQPQYDTVQRSQDRSFQSTVTVAGRKYRSSLWEKSKKFAEQASAIVCLRTLGVPEGRIGEGESGLVCKRKREGRADGPAGADRRKRPHVASVPEETQSNGGPGAV; encoded by the exons ATGACA GACTCAGTCGCCACCATGGCAGCACCGCGGCTGAGCTTCAGCAACGTCACCGCCCTGGCGCCCATGGTCCGGGTGGGAACTCTGCCCAtgaggctgctggctctggacTACGGTGCGGATGTGGTCTACTGTGAG GAGCTGATCGACCTGAAGATGGTCCAGTGTCAGAGAGTGGTgaatg ACGTGCTGCAGACGGTGGATTTCGTGGCTCCAGACGATCGAGTGATGTTCCGGACCTGCGAGAGGGAAAAGGACAGAGTCGTGTTTCAGATG GGAACTGCCGACCCGGACAGAGCGCTGGCTGTGGCCCGACTTGT gGAGAAGGACGTGGCCGCTGTGGATGTGAATATGGGCTGTCCAAAGGAGTACTCCACCAAG GGCGGGATGGGAGCTGCCCTCCTGTCAGATCCTGAGAAGATCGAAGCG ATCCTGAAGAAGCTGGTGACCGGAGTCTCCATCCCGGTGACCTGTAAGATCCGCATCCTGCCTTCA ctgcaggagacggtgagTCTGGTGCAGAGGATCGAGAAGACCGGCGTGGCGGCTGTGGCCGTGCACGGCAG GTTTAAGGAGGAGCGTCCCAGACACCCCGTCCACTGCGACTACATCCAGGCCGTGGCTCGGGCCGTGTCCATCCCCGTCATCGCGAA CGGAGGCTCTCTGGACCTGGTGAAGACCAACGCCGACGTGGCGGAGTTCAGGGCGGCCTGCGGCGCCTCGTCCGTCATGCTGGCCCGGGCCGCCATGTGGAACGCCTCGGTGTTCAGCAGCCGGGGGCCGCTGCCCGTGGAGACGGTGATGGAGGACTACCTCAGATAC GCCATCCGGTACGACAACAACGCCTTCAACACCAAGTACTGCCTGTGTCAGATGCTCCGGGACAAGGTGGAGTCGGTGCTGGGGAAGCAGGTGCAGGCCTCTCAGACCAACGCCGAGATCAG CGAGGCGTACGGCCTGCAGGCGTTTTACCAGCAAACCCAGGACGAGCTTCAGGCCCGGAGAGACGCCTCCCAGGGCGGCGGCCAGCCGGAGCGGCCCGTCATGGACGGAGACGTCACCACCATGGCGGTCAGGTTTGAACG aagaGAGTACCCTCCTCAGATCACCCCCAAGATGTTCCTGCTGGAGTGGAGCCGcaaggagaagctggagcagccGCAGTACGACACG gtgcaGCGCTCTCAGGATCGGTCGTTTCAGTCCACGGTGACCGTAGCTGGGAGGAAATACAGATCGTCTTTATG GGAGAAGTCGAAGAAGTTCGCCGAGCAGGCGTCGGCCATCGTCTGCCTCCGCACCCTGGGCGTCCCGGAGGGCCGGATCGGCGAGGGGGAGTCCGGCCTGGTCTgcaagaggaagagggagggcaGGGCGGACGGCCCGGCGGGGGCCGACAGGCGGAAGAGGCCGCACGTGGCGTCCGTCCCGGAGGAGACGCAGAGCAACGGGGGCCCCGGCGCCGTCTGA
- the LOC115391789 gene encoding tRNA-dihydrouridine(20) synthase [NAD(P)+]-like isoform X1 has product MTQDSVATMAAPRLSFSNVTALAPMVRVGTLPMRLLALDYGADVVYCEELIDLKMVQCQRVVNDVLQTVDFVAPDDRVMFRTCEREKDRVVFQMGTADPDRALAVARLVEKDVAAVDVNMGCPKEYSTKGGMGAALLSDPEKIEAILKKLVTGVSIPVTCKIRILPSLQETVSLVQRIEKTGVAAVAVHGRFKEERPRHPVHCDYIQAVARAVSIPVIANGGSLDLVKTNADVAEFRAACGASSVMLARAAMWNASVFSSRGPLPVETVMEDYLRYAIRYDNNAFNTKYCLCQMLRDKVESVLGKQVQASQTNAEISEAYGLQAFYQQTQDELQARRDASQGGGQPERPVMDGDVTTMAVRFERREYPPQITPKMFLLEWSRKEKLEQPQYDTVQRSQDRSFQSTVTVAGRKYRSSLWEKSKKFAEQASAIVCLRTLGVPEGRIGEGESGLVCKRKREGRADGPAGADRRKRPHVASVPEETQSNGGPGAV; this is encoded by the exons ATGACA CAGGACTCAGTCGCCACCATGGCAGCACCGCGGCTGAGCTTCAGCAACGTCACCGCCCTGGCGCCCATGGTCCGGGTGGGAACTCTGCCCAtgaggctgctggctctggacTACGGTGCGGATGTGGTCTACTGTGAG GAGCTGATCGACCTGAAGATGGTCCAGTGTCAGAGAGTGGTgaatg ACGTGCTGCAGACGGTGGATTTCGTGGCTCCAGACGATCGAGTGATGTTCCGGACCTGCGAGAGGGAAAAGGACAGAGTCGTGTTTCAGATG GGAACTGCCGACCCGGACAGAGCGCTGGCTGTGGCCCGACTTGT gGAGAAGGACGTGGCCGCTGTGGATGTGAATATGGGCTGTCCAAAGGAGTACTCCACCAAG GGCGGGATGGGAGCTGCCCTCCTGTCAGATCCTGAGAAGATCGAAGCG ATCCTGAAGAAGCTGGTGACCGGAGTCTCCATCCCGGTGACCTGTAAGATCCGCATCCTGCCTTCA ctgcaggagacggtgagTCTGGTGCAGAGGATCGAGAAGACCGGCGTGGCGGCTGTGGCCGTGCACGGCAG GTTTAAGGAGGAGCGTCCCAGACACCCCGTCCACTGCGACTACATCCAGGCCGTGGCTCGGGCCGTGTCCATCCCCGTCATCGCGAA CGGAGGCTCTCTGGACCTGGTGAAGACCAACGCCGACGTGGCGGAGTTCAGGGCGGCCTGCGGCGCCTCGTCCGTCATGCTGGCCCGGGCCGCCATGTGGAACGCCTCGGTGTTCAGCAGCCGGGGGCCGCTGCCCGTGGAGACGGTGATGGAGGACTACCTCAGATAC GCCATCCGGTACGACAACAACGCCTTCAACACCAAGTACTGCCTGTGTCAGATGCTCCGGGACAAGGTGGAGTCGGTGCTGGGGAAGCAGGTGCAGGCCTCTCAGACCAACGCCGAGATCAG CGAGGCGTACGGCCTGCAGGCGTTTTACCAGCAAACCCAGGACGAGCTTCAGGCCCGGAGAGACGCCTCCCAGGGCGGCGGCCAGCCGGAGCGGCCCGTCATGGACGGAGACGTCACCACCATGGCGGTCAGGTTTGAACG aagaGAGTACCCTCCTCAGATCACCCCCAAGATGTTCCTGCTGGAGTGGAGCCGcaaggagaagctggagcagccGCAGTACGACACG gtgcaGCGCTCTCAGGATCGGTCGTTTCAGTCCACGGTGACCGTAGCTGGGAGGAAATACAGATCGTCTTTATG GGAGAAGTCGAAGAAGTTCGCCGAGCAGGCGTCGGCCATCGTCTGCCTCCGCACCCTGGGCGTCCCGGAGGGCCGGATCGGCGAGGGGGAGTCCGGCCTGGTCTgcaagaggaagagggagggcaGGGCGGACGGCCCGGCGGGGGCCGACAGGCGGAAGAGGCCGCACGTGGCGTCCGTCCCGGAGGAGACGCAGAGCAACGGGGGCCCCGGCGCCGTCTGA